The proteins below are encoded in one region of Aphelocoma coerulescens isolate FSJ_1873_10779 chromosome 4, UR_Acoe_1.0, whole genome shotgun sequence:
- the ZAR1 gene encoding zygote arrest protein 1: MAEKEMASYLYTAYHPYSYRYPPPKGKGGAAGGWRPRGSSYFSGYGEAAAEYFDNYQRAQLKAILSQVNPNLTPRLRKANTKEVGVQVNPRQDASVQCSLGPRTLLRRRPGPAAPRPREAEQELGSPATTSTRAVRFPRTIAVYSPVASRRLTTFLEEPSLEPERRPQQQDKAAAVEEEPAALREQREAEAAAVRASWEKPPAGGTEPLGQRSAEPLGQRSAAPPEPAVEASQEEAAEAAEAEPAEPPAQPAEPPASPQKRQSSAGKTRLRFQFLEQKYGYYHCKACNIRWESAYVWCVQGTNKVYFRQFCRTCQKSYNPYRVEDITCQSCKQTRCTCPVKMRHVDPKRPHRQDLCGRCKGKRLSCDSTFSFKYII; this comes from the exons ATGGCCGAGAAGGAGATGGCGAGTTATCTCTACACCGCCTACCACCCCTACTCCTACCGCTACCCGCCGCCTAAGGGCAAAggaggggcggcgggcggcTGGCGGCCGCGGGGCAGCAGCTACTTCTCGGGCTACGGGGAGGCGGCCGCCGAGTACTTCGACAACTACCAGCGGGCGCAGCTGAAGGCCATCCTCTCCCAGGTCAACCCCAACCTGACGCCGCGGCTCCGCAAGGCCAACACCAAGGAGGTGGGCGTCCAGGTGAACCCGCGGCAGGACGCCTCGGTGCAATGCTCGCTCGGGCCCCGCACGCTGctgcgccgccgccccggccccgccgcgccgcggCCCCGTGAGgcggagcaggagctgggcagcccCGCCACCACCAGCACCCGCGCCGTGCGCTTCCCCCGCACCATCGCCGTCTACTCGCCCGTGGCGTCCCGCAGACTCACCACCTTCCTGGAGGAGCCGAGCCTGGAGCCGGAGCGGCGgccgcagcagcaggacaaggcgGCGGCCGTCGAGGAGGAGCCGGCCGCGCTGCGGGAACAGCGGGAGGCGGAGGCGGCTGCCGTGAGGGCGAGCTGGGAGAAGCCCCCCGCGGGTGGCACCGAGCCGCTGGGGCAGCGCTCGGCCGAGCCACTCGGGCAGCGTTCGGCCGCCCCCCCGGAGCCGGCGGTGGAGGCAAGCCAGGAGGAGGCGGCAGAGGCAGCCGAGGCAGAGCCAGCAGAGCCGCCAGCCCAGCCGGCAGAGCCGCCGGCCTCACCCCAGAAGCGGCAGTCGTCGGCGGGTAAGACCCGCCTGCGCTTCCAG TTCCTGGAGCAGAAGTATGGGTACTACCACTGCAAGGCTTGCAACATCCGCTGGGAGAGCGCCTATGTGTGGTGCGTCCAGGGCACCAACAAG GTCTATTTCCGTCAGTTCTGCCGGACCTGCCAGAAGTCCTACAATCCGTACCGCGTGGAGGACATCACCTGCCAG AGCTGCAAGCAGACGCGGTGCACCTGCCCCGTGAAGATGCGCCACGTGGATCCCAAGAGGCCCCACCGCCAGGACCTCTGTGGGAGATGCAAAGGGAAACGCCTCTCCTGCGATAGCACGTTCAGTTTCAAATACATCATCTGA
- the SLC10A4 gene encoding sodium/bile acid cotransporter 4 produces MASSAQPPAAAGSGGPDGGSLAGGGETFGDRSLSQGLSVLVGLGLCVTMLGLGCAVELGQLGQQLRRPVGLLLALLGQFVAMPLLAFLLALIFALDEVAAVAVLLCGCCPGGNLSNLMSVLVDGDMNLSIIMTASSTLLALFLMPLCLWIYSRYWINTAVVQLLPLGAVSLTLGSTLLPIGLGVLIRYRHPRAADLLVKISLWSLLVTLVILFILTGTMLGPDLLAQIPASVYAIAVLMPLAGYALGYGLATVFKMPPHCRRTVSLETGCQNVQLCTAILKLTFSPELIGSMYMFPLLYALFQSAEAGLFVLAYKMYGRDSYKQDTLGEEEDTDISYKKLKEEEVADTSYGTVTTEEHNSIQMEPTQTAL; encoded by the exons aTGGCCAGCTCCGCGCAgcccccggcggcggcggggagcggcggccccGACGGCGGGTCGCTGGCGGGGGGCGGCGAGACCTTCGGGGACCGCTCCCTCAGCCAGGGCCTGAGcgtgctggtggggctggggctcTGCGTGAccatgctggggctgggctgcgcCGTGGAGTTGGGAcagctggggcagcagctccGGCGGCCCGTGGGACtgctgctggcgctgctggGACAATTCGTGGCCATGCCACTGCTGGCCTTCCTCCTCGCCCTCATCTTCGCCCTGGACGAGGTGGCGGCCGTGGCTGTACTGCTGTGCGGCTGCTGCCCCGGGGGCAACCTCTCCAACCTCATGTCGGTGCTCGTCGACGGGGATATGAATCTGAG CATTATCATGACGGCCTCGTCCACGTTGCTGGCCCTCTTCCTGATGCCCCTCTGCCTCTGGATCTACAGCCGCTACTGGATCAACACGGCCgtggtgcagctgctgcccctgggGGCGGTAAGCCTGACGCTGGGCAGCACCCTGCTGCCCATCGGCCTGGGGGTGCTCATCCGCTACCGGCACCCCCGCGCCGCCGACCTCCTGGTCAAG ATTTCCCTGTGGTCCCTCTTGGTGACTCTGGTGATCCTGTTCATCCTGACTGGGACCATGCTGGGCCCAGATCTGCTGGCACAGATTCCTGCATCTGTCTATGCCATTGCAGTGCTGATGCCTCTGGCAGGGTACGCCTTGGGATACGGCTTAGCCACAGTCTTTAAAATGCCCCCACACTGCAGGAGAACAGTGTCTTTGGAAACAGGGTGCCAAAACGTCCAGCTCTGCACCGCCATCCTAAAACTCACCTTCTCCCCGGAGCTCATAGGGAGCATGTACATGTTCCCCTTGCTTTATGCGCTTTTTCAGTCAGCAGAAGCGGGACTGTTTGTGCTGGCATACAAGATGTACGGAAGAGACAGCTACAAGCAAGATACACTTGGTGAAGAAGAAGACACCGATATTTCGTACAAGAAACTGAAGGAAGAGGAGGTAGCCGATACTTCATATGGCACAGTGACCACAGAGGAGCACAACTCCATTCAGATGGAGCCGACTCAGACGGCGCTTTAG